The Kineothrix sp. IPX-CK genomic interval TCAGAAAAGTTGTTAAAAAGCTTGGAAATAAAGAAGTTATGATTATTCCAATCCTAATGTTATTGTTTGGATTAGGAGGAACAACCTTTGGTATGTCGGATGAACTGGTGCCTTTTTATCTGCTGATTATGCCGATTATGTTTTCCATGGGTTACGATTCAATGACAACATTTATGACTGTTTGTTTAAGTGCTTCTATCGGTTATGCGGCATCGACGATTAATCCATTCAATGTTCTGGTAGCACAGGGGATTTCGGGTATTCAGGGTAATCCACAGTTAATATTCCGTATGATTCAATGGTTTATTATGATGGCAATCATTATCGCATTTGTAACAATCCGTGCAATGAAAGTGAGAAAAAATCCTGAAAGCTCTATCGTCTATGAAGAAGATCTAAAAAAGAGAAAAGAGATGCATATTCAGGATAATGATGCCGAAATGACGAAACGACAGAAATTAGTAATAACAGTATTTATACTTGGAATGATTTTAGTTGTATTTGGCCTTGTTAAATTTGGGTGGTATATGAATGAACTTTCCATGTGTTTCATGGGAATGGGACTTCTGATTGGTATATTCGGGGGATTAAAGGAAAATGAAATTGCGGACGAATTTATTAATGGAGTGAAGGACATTTCCTTTGCAGCAATGGTAATCGGACTCTGCAGCGGAATTATGGTAGTCGCTTCTGACGGAATGATCATTGATACGGTATTAAATTCTTTAAGTAACATTTTAGAAGGAACCAGCAATGCATTCTTTATTATAGTAATGTACATTGTTCAGTCATTATTAACATTTTTGGTACCATCTTCTTCCGGTCTGGCAGCTTTAACAATGCCTATTATGTCTTCCTTGTGTGACTTACAAGGAGCCAATCCGGAAGGAGCAGTTACCGTTTTGCAGTATGCAAATCAGTTGACCAATATAATGAGCCCGGTGGCAGGAACAACCGTGGCAGGACTTGCCGTATGCAGAATTTCATTTGGAAAGTGGTGGAAAACAATCTGGAAGTTATTTTTACTGCTTACCGTTGTTGCATTAATATTCTGTGTAATATCAGCAAATATGGCTTAATAAAAAATGATAATAGATTTTAGAATTGGGAGAAAAAAGGGAGAAGAAAGAATGAGAACACCAGAAGAATTAATCAAAAAAATATATGAGGAAAAAGGAAAAATAAATGATGTGTTTTTAACAGCATGCGGAGGTTCTCTGGTAGATTTATATTCCGGATATTACTTTGTGAATGCAGAATCAGAAACCATGCATTCTCATTGGCTAAATGCGAGAGAATTAGTGACATCACCGTCAAAATTTTTAAAAAGTGGTGCTTTGGTTATTCTTTGTTCTCATGGCGGTAATACAAAGGAAGTGGTAGAAGCGGCAAGGTTTGCGATGGAAAAAGGCGCGTCTGTCATTACGATGACGCATAATCCGGATTCCATATGTGCCCAAGAAGAATTTAATTCTATCATATATTCATGGAAAGACGATACAAATGAAAACGCAAGACCACAAGGTATTGTATTACGTGTGCTAAATGAATTATTAAAGATGCAGGAACCGAATTACGGAAAATATGAAGCAATTTTAGACGGACTTGAAAAAGCAGATGATATGGTTCGCGCGGCAGTAAAAAAAGTGCAGAAC includes:
- a CDS encoding YfcC family protein; the encoded protein is MGEKKKRIRMPHACTLIFMLIVVVAIMTWLIPSGEFQRQIVETSTGERNVVVAGTYQQVSKVAEDGTSLRQGIAAVLMAPARGIQSAIEVIAFVFVIGGVFQIMAKTNALNMGIRKVVKKLGNKEVMIIPILMLLFGLGGTTFGMSDELVPFYLLIMPIMFSMGYDSMTTFMTVCLSASIGYAASTINPFNVLVAQGISGIQGNPQLIFRMIQWFIMMAIIIAFVTIRAMKVRKNPESSIVYEEDLKKRKEMHIQDNDAEMTKRQKLVITVFILGMILVVFGLVKFGWYMNELSMCFMGMGLLIGIFGGLKENEIADEFINGVKDISFAAMVIGLCSGIMVVASDGMIIDTVLNSLSNILEGTSNAFFIIVMYIVQSLLTFLVPSSSGLAALTMPIMSSLCDLQGANPEGAVTVLQYANQLTNIMSPVAGTTVAGLAVCRISFGKWWKTIWKLFLLLTVVALIFCVISANMA
- a CDS encoding SIS domain-containing protein, whose product is MRTPEELIKKIYEEKGKINDVFLTACGGSLVDLYSGYYFVNAESETMHSHWLNARELVTSPSKFLKSGALVILCSHGGNTKEVVEAARFAMEKGASVITMTHNPDSICAQEEFNSIIYSWKDDTNENARPQGIVLRVLNELLKMQEPNYGKYEAILDGLEKADDMVRAAVKKVQNRTWIFAEKYFNEPFLYIMASGASYSQAYGFSICSLQEMQWMDCCYLNSGEYFHGPFECTDEDHLYILLMGTGKARVMDERALVFMEKYGKKYEIIDAKELGIEKIDESVNEYFCPMLFYAMSVAYRTGLQDKRKHPLDMRRYMGVVEY